In one window of Drosophila mauritiana strain mau12 chromosome X, ASM438214v1, whole genome shotgun sequence DNA:
- the LOC117147749 gene encoding ketimine reductase mu-crystallin — protein MVNYYSADAVREVLTWPLVNKAVESALLAIVKEDHKMPSTSFAFQPKRTFTACGKEPGKILLTMPAYVGNYKLKSPRDPGEVEHTHSTLACKLVTSFSGNPRRDLPLPSIQAHVLLFDNQTGQLSAIMEGTDLTTWRTVSASLVATKYLYFRRFGAQAEQERNINVAIVGCGVQGQLHAAAFCAHFRVRQLNLYNRTHSKAQDLAYQLRQKLSTESGTQINVYSSPNKACQDADIICIATFSKEPLIQLADLKANQGVHINAVGAGENHFSEVAPEIYQQAKVYVDCYANAEAELVGLPAPITAEVGEIILDGNYPREAEISIFQSMGMASEDACVAQAVRDALFLPQRCPAGKAIP, from the exons ATGGTAAATTACTACAGTGCGGATGCAGTGCGTGAGGTTCTCACCTGGCCGCTGGTCAATAAAGCAGTGGAATCTGCACTTTTAGCTATTGTTAAAGAGGATCACAAAATGCCCTCCACATCCTTTGCCTTTCAACCGAAGAGGACTTTCACCGCATGCGGCAAGGAACCTGGCAAGATTCTGCTCACCATGCCCGCCTATGTGGGAAACTACAAGCTGAAATCGCCAAGGGATCCTGGGGAAGTGGAGCACACCCACTCCACACTGGCCTGCAAGTTGGTGACCTCGTTCAGTGGGAATCCCCGCCGCGATCTTCCGCTGCCCAGCATCCAAGCCCATGTGCTGTTGTTCGACAATCAAACCGGTCAACTGTCGGCCATAATGGAGGGCACGGACTTGACCACCTGGCGCACTGTATCCGCTTCACTGGTGGCCACCAAGTATCTGTACTTCAGGCGCTTTGGGGCGCAGGCAGAGCAGGAAAGGAATATCAACGTGGCCATAGTGGGCTGTGGAGTGCAAGGACAACTCCATGCCGCCGCCTTTTGCGCACACTTCCGGGTGAGGCAGCTCAATCTGTACAATCGCACGCATTCAAAGGCACAGGATTTAGCGTACCAGCTGCGGCAAAAATTGAGCACCGAGAGCGGAACCCAGATTAATGTTTATTCAAGTCCTAACAAAGCTTGCCAGGATGCCGATATCATATGCATTGCCACGTTCTCCAAGGAGCCGCTCATCCAGTTGGCAGATCTGAAAGCTAACCAGGGTGTTCATATTAATG CTGTGGGAGCCGGCGAAAATCACTTTTCGGAGGTGGCTCCAGAGATTTACCAGCAGGCCAAAGTCTACGTGGATTGCTATGCCAATGCCGAGGCTGAATTGGTGGGACTACCTGCTCCGATCACTGCTGAAGTGGGTGAGATCATTCTGGATGGAAACTATCCCAGGGAGGCAGAAATCAGCATCTTTCAATCCATGG GCATGGCCTCGGAGGACGCCTGTGTGGCCCAGGCGGTTCGGGATGCACTTTTTCTACCGCAAAGATGTCCAGCTGGCAAAGCAATTCCTTAA